Sequence from the Psilocybe cubensis strain MGC-MH-2018 chromosome 10, whole genome shotgun sequence genome:
AGGACAACGAGTGAGTCGTTTTGAGTAAAGTGAAGAAGAGCCTTATTGATGCGCATGCTTTTGAACCATCAGGACAAGACTGGAGCGAGCGTACCTTGCTTATATTCAAGTTGACACAGCTGCATGTCTTTCGGAATCCCGCTCTTCAATGGTGTAGTTCCCAGCGTCAATCATTGGACACCACgctgacattgcttttcaGGAGCTTGAGCTCGAGTGCGTGTTCAGTAGCTTCAAAGTCGCCATTCAACATCGTGATTAGATCTCCGCGCGTAGCTATACGGTCGAGATACCCAGTTTTCTGTGGTGTTCTCTATCAGTGACAGCCTTGAACACATCGCACAGTTGAAGCGAGAACGGCCCACGGTAGGTGTCTCCGAGAAACTCAAACGTTCTTCCCAGTTGACGCAGCAGTTTGTAGGCATCGACCCACCGCAGTACAGCACATGCACGACGTATCAGTCTTTCAAGATAGCAAAACAGTGCGTGTTCATTCAGCTCTTCATATACCGTTCGCTGACTGCAAAACAGATGTCTGGTCACGGAAGCAGGTCGTCAAGGAactcttccatttcttcgaGTTGCGTTTTGGGTTTCACTTGGGTGCCTTCTGGTAAAGGCAAAGCAGGTGCCTCCTGGTATTCTGATATCCGACCAGGCGAAAGTAAACGGAGATGAAATCGAAGAACCATGGTAAGTTATATGTAACGTACCTTGctttcgtgttcgtgttgaTGACGATGGCACAGCAGGCTTCGCTCGTAGCTTGAATGACTTTGCTCTAAACCGGTTTTTCAGGTCTAGGCGGGCGTGCTGGGTTCAGCACGACAATTCGCAGGAGCGAAGAACAACCGACTCACCCCACGTCGCTTCGGCGGCCTTCTTCTCTCGACTCATTTCATCGAGCTCTTCGTCCCAAACGATTTGCTCTACTTTCCCCTTCTTCGATACTGCTTGAGAAGCGGTGTATGTTGGTTTGGAAGTGATGTGCGCTAGCGATGTatcgacgtcgtcgtcgtcgtaatctttcttttctatggCACTCAGAAGTGGCCCCGCATCGTCTGATATCTTCTGTTTCTCCAGGAACGCACTCAGATCGACCTCTGGCTCGACAACAGGCTCGCCTTGCACAATCCCAACCACATCAACAAAGatttcaaaaagaaaaaaaggaaatcgACAACGCACCATCCGAATCCAGCTCGACCTCCTCTTCTTTATACCGATCAGCATTAGTACCAAGGCTGCGCCGACTATACTTCTGCGCCAACTCTTGCGCGCGTTCCGCTTGCTCTTCCTCCGTTAACTGTTCCGCACCTTCACCCTCCAACAAAAGACGGGTGCCAAATTGTGCTGGGCGGCCCATGCCACGCCCTCGTCCGCGGGCGCGAAGGTACTTCCCAAGACCACCGCGAGACTtacccctccccctccccctcccttGGCTTGCAGCACCAGCAGAAGACTCTCCAGCGTCCGCCATCACCTATATCCAGTACAACTCGGCAAACCGATCAAATAATTGAAGATCGGGGTCAAACTATCGATGTTAGCTCGGATTGCGGATTGCGGATTGCGGATTGCGCAGTGGCAAGTCCTTCTCTCTCTACGTTGATCTGTATGTATGTGAGGCGACGAGTGTTGATTTTATGTGGTAGGGTATTGTGGATTGTGGGAGGATATGGGTGTTGGTGGCTTTGGcttttggtggtggtagagTCTCGAAGATACGGGCTTGCCCTCGAAAGGCACGCGAGCAGGTTAATATAGCCACGTGATGGACGTGACTGGCCCCTAAGTATGTATATCGCGTTTGCCGCCTTTGTGATGGGCTAAAATACAGTGGCCTACAGAGGCCACTGGGTAGCAGTGAAATGCCGTGAACTTTTTGAACAACTGTGCCGCGTAGTTTACGTTTTTATGTGCCTTATTTTATAGAATGATAATCTTGTTTTTATTGAATCATAGTACATTGCGCGTTGAGGGCAAAAGACATCGTTTTCATGACATTCAGACACGCGAACTCTGCCCGAGTGTAATAGTACATCATACAATCCGTAACCGGGTCATCATTTTCTGTCCAAATAGCTTCACTCATCCAGCTACAACAAGCCATTCACGACTTCGAGATGTAAAAAAGCGCATATTAGCCGTAGTATTACACTACCGTCAAGTCCATCGTTTTACAGATTAAATCACATATAAATCAAAAACATCTTAGAGTGTATACCGGAAATCGGGATGGCGGTCACCAAGGTCGACCCAAGCGCGCACACCACCATCCGGTTCACTTTCCGTGGCATAAGGCGCCAGAACCTCCTGGCGAGTACGttccttgtttttgtttttccagGATAGGATGGAGGCGTTGACGATAGCTAGTACAATCGTCATGATCATGCTGCGTATATACAGTCAGATCATAGACACGGGAAGCAGCATGCAAATGACGCACAAAATAAGATTCATGACTGTTGTTTTATGGAACCGAGGGCCTTCGCTGGTTGGGTATCTCCAAGTACTCAAAATGCCTCCCTAATTGTGACTTTTAGCTTCCAAAAGCAACATCAGAGCTCGTGAACTTACCATACTAGTAGCCATAAAACCAACAGCGATACTGGTCGCTCTTGTATAGTACGGTTCCGAGTTGTTGGATATCCAAGCAGCGATGACAGGTACAGTTCCGTATATCCCACTAGCCATGAGGTATATGGCTCCATATGCAGCATGCTTGTTGGTGGTTCCTTTTTGACTGTTAGTGTGAGACGTAGAAAGGCTGCAGACCGTACCCACCTAGATACATAGCGTAACCAGCAATTCCGATAAGGCAAACCGAGCATAATGGAATAGCTCGACTCTTCAGGCGATCAGACGTGTACGCGACAACGAGTGTCACTGAAAATCAATCAGCTCAACACAGGTATCACACTGATGTCCCAGGCTTACCAACAAAAGCACTAGCGAAAGGACCGACACTCAGAAGCTGCGAATGGTTCGGGCTGAAGCCCAGCTGGTTGATGATGGACGGCGCGAAGAGTGCAAGACCGAAGAGGTTCGTTCCACCCATAAAGAAAGTGATGAACATCAGAATGACATGAGGAGACTTCAACGAGCTCAAAACATGTCTGATGCGGAATTCATCGAGTGGGTTGACAAACGGTCTGTCTTTCTCCAAGCGGCGCATGACAAGGCTTCAAAATAGCGAGATTAGCTCAATGTGCCATAGGCTTGGCTTGGAAAAAGGCACTTACTCTTTTTGATTGTCAGACAGGAATCGCGACTCTCTGGGTGTCGCTGGAACCATAAAGAATCCAAGAACACCCATCAGCACGCTAAAGATACCTTCCTGTCAAATAGGGCTAGGTCAGCAAGATAATCATCTAAGAGTCGGTACCCTCATACCAGGATAAAAATCCATGCCCACGCAGGTTTTCCTCCAAGGCCTTGCATGTTGTCGATGGCGGCTGCAAGAAGCCCAGAGAATGCACTGGAAAGCTACTTTCATAGTTAGCCAGGCCCTGTACAGTAAACAATAAGACGGGTGCCTACAGATGCAgcggagaagaagaatgCAATGCTGTCAAAAGAATACTTTGAACACTGCGAGGagtaattttttttgtcaaaCTCACCGATACGATAGTTCGGCACGGGTGTAGAATCCAGAAAGGTAAAGCACAATACCAGGGAACATCGGTCCTTCTACAAGCCCCAAAAAGAATCGTGCAGCGATGAGATCGTGGAATGACGATACGAAGCCTTGGAAAATAACGATGATGCCCCAAAGAGTCAGAATAACTGGCATCGCGATGTTGGGTCCGATTTTGCGCAATAGAAGGTTAGCTGGGACTTCGGCCATAATGTAGGGCCTGTTTGAAGCATTAAATCATGGTAATGACATCGCATATGAAGGGAGAAAACGCGTACACGTATGTAACCGTTACGCAAATTTGGTATTGTCGGTCAGTCATTTTGAGACCTTTTTGAAGACCCGCAACTCTTGCATTTCCTGAAATAATGGCATATGAACATCTGGGTACCTCCAAGGCCCCTAGCAGCACATACCGATATTAGCACGATCCTAAACTGAATTTAGCACATAGTAATTGCCAAAAATAATTGCGACCCACCAGGAATGACAGTAGGTAGAACATGGTCATCATAGGAAGGATAGTCCAATCCAATTTCCTCACTGCGCTTCGGATCTTTGCATGATCGACCTCATTGAAGCTGTCCTTCTCCAAGTCGGATTTGTGAACAGAGGACGAGGCGGGGCTGCACGGTTTAGGCTCGGTATTCGGGTTGGTGGCCATTGTATAAGTCGATGACAGCATGCGCAGAGCAACAACTCGAAGCGATCTGTGTTGCGGGTGGCGCTACCAAGCTCAAAGATCCTTTCTTCGTAAACAGACATGCCTATTAAATAGTAGCTCGATTAGATCTGCAGGTGGCAAATCAGTATATTACACTGATTTTCCGCGCGTATTTGAATTGACAGCACCCACATTTAGATCCTAAAAAGACACTCAGCGGATACCCGGTTTGACAATGCTATTTTTTGCGCACCTTCGACCTCGAATTGGAAACGCAGCTCAGCAAGTAACTGCATATGCGCTACATATAGGGCTTCTGACAAGAATGTGTAGCTGCAAGAAAACATACTGTGAGAAGGCCGACCCAGTCGCCGAAGGAAAAAGAACACAGCGCCCTAAAGCAAATTGTACAACAATGATGTAAGCCTTGAGGACAGAGCGTTGAAACGTATCAAATTTTAACAACGTAACTCGCGTCTGAATGTTGTGGGGCTTATGTTCTGGACAAATGGGCTGGTAAGTTGAAAGGGTCGCATATAGCAGTTAAAAATGGTTTAAAGCTGGTACCTTGTTATAAATTTATTCCAACTCTCTAATATAAGCAACGCTTCCTGACAAGTTACATCACACTAGATAGAACGCCTGCCCTGCACCTGACTGCTCATAATCGAGAAGGTAGTTTAATTATGCACCGTTGCAGTACAGAAGTGACATTTGCAGGTAATGATAGTCGATTGTCAGACCATGTAAACGAGTCGAGGAGATATTGAACCATGGCTAATGTGAAGAATATTCCTAGAAAAAGGTACCTGCGAATGATCAAACAGTCAAAATACGTCATTTACCAAACAACAAAGTTGCAGCTTACTCGCAGCGTGATTGTAAGTGTTAGCTTGGGACACCCGGTTACTGTGCCACAACATCGCGTgtttgaatatccaaatcgCTTGATCTATCGAGTTGTCTTCTGCATTCATCAGTTCATTGACGCTGATGACTTTATGGGCCAATGCCTTGAGTGTAGCCTACGGCAAGTGATTAATGAATGTTCCCAGAAACCGGATGAACCACGTTACCGAGAATGCATGATTTGCAAATGATAGGGTGGCCTTGGGTTCTTCGAGGAAAGCGATTGACCGAAAGGAAAACATAAcacaaaaatgtagaatgtAGGAGGTTGATGAGGCGACCTGTCTCTGAAAGTGAATGGTTTGTATGTTGCTACACGTTGAGCGACATCGCGTTGACTTGAATAGCTTGTCCAGGAAGACGAATTCACCTAGAACCTTGTAGAGCAAAGCTTCAAATCTGTCAGTAAATGTCCAAGTGGTAAGTATAGGAAGTAGCGCCGACGAGGCCGTAAAACTGGTACTCTTGATGGTCGTAATCGCTCTAAAGATGTAACACTATCAAAATAGAAATGGGCTTGGCTGCAAATCTCTATTTACAGCGAGAGATAAAGTGGCGTTAGCAGATTGTTACCTGCTATCAACGTTTTCAGAGATGAATGTATGGGAGGAACAGGATAAACATACTTTTTGCTGTATTCCCTATCATGCATTTGATTAGAAATATAAGAGGAGGTGAGAACCACGCCGGCCATGTGCAGAAAgttgaaaggaaagaaaagaacataCTCTTCCACACAATTGTGCACGGAAAGACGAAATGATCTGAGCTGGCTGATCATAAATGAGGTTTGTGCGTGAATATCATCCTGGGGCCACTCTCCCAACTGCTGCAGAGATATTTCGTGTAAAATGGCATGATATTAGGCGATCCATACATCAATCAGAATAGTAAACTTCAACCTCGACCTGTCTCACATAGTTCGCCCATGCTGCAAACTAAAATAATATTGGTCAGAGTCGGCTGAAGACAAAACAAGTTACTTCACCTTTGCCTTCGCGATTACAACAATCCTATCACTGGGCTGCAAACATCGAACGTATCCCATGCCTTTCCCAGCACCAGTCGAATCAATGAACTTCATCTCGTCCTCCTCTGCATAGTCGGGGACCTCATCAGACCACACAATTTGGTGTATTGCATCTTCGCGGGAGGCACGTATGTTCCGTTGTAGATGCCAAGTGCTCGAATCTGTTTGACTAGGATTCGCGACCAAAGCGATCTTCATACCGTCTCCAACTGTGTCGTCCATTGCATCCATGAAGTCCCGGACGCGCGTAAGAATCAGACCCTCTTCTGTGCCAGGTTGTTCGCCAACTGAAGTCTTCTCGACTTCACGGATAATGCCCGCTTCAAACCATGTCCAGGACCCGAGATATTTGCCTGCGTAGACAACATTCATTAGCGCTGCAATCTACTAAAGAATGACTTTGTGACGTACTGGGGAAGTTGTTCTCGCTGCAGAACCCTTGGTCGTGACTGATGGTCCTAAACACCACTTTCTTGATTCTCACAAACTTTGTCGTCCCTATCAGCTCGGATAGTTTTGGAGTGACCAAAGAGCACTCGGGACCCCCGGTTTCAAATACGCATGTCGGTACGTCGTCTGGTGGTCTCACACCAAAGTGGACTTTGGGCCAGTACTGGGCCTCATCGATGATGACGTTGGCCAACTCCACGGGAACCCAGAGCGTAAGGTAACCGCGTACAACATCGACGTCGTCCGGTAATGGTGTATAGTGGCGACCTTGCGCAGATTGTTCGTCTTCATTCGAATCGGTCAATGTCGACATTAAGCTGCCCATCCTGTGTGCAACCCCTGGGTTGTGTGTTGATTGTCGGAAAAAGAGATGATATCAATGGGGTATACACTCCACAGAAGTTGAAATGGAAAATCCCATGTGTTGTTTAAGCTGCAATGCACACTCTCGGATGCATTGAATGTTGGTGATGGTTGTTGGTGTGACTTGTCCATGCTTTGCCTGCCCAAGCTGGGCCGTGATCATGTTGTCGGTGCTTCCGGGATGTGCCGTATGCAAAGTAAACCAACAAGTGGCTTTCTTTCCTCGACCATCTTCGACCACCATCCATACTCCCCCACGCATTCTTCTCAGCGCTTCTGGAAATAACAAAAGTATAAATCTACTCTGGCGACATGGAGCGCGATGACCGTCCCCATGGACCGCGGGAGGTAATCATGCTTCCGTCGGACGCCTGAAGGCCTCCCATCCACTTTCTCCTGGTGTACCTTCTCGGAGACACGACCACTGTGGACTCTCATCAATGCATTATCGATTCCCAAAGTCGTGTCAGAAACTGAAAATGCCAACTCTGTCTCTCCCCAACGCCTTGTCCTCTACATGTCTCCTCACTTGGTACTCGGTcttgagggatttttcaCATCGAAGATTGACGCCCTGGCGGTCCTCCATGATTTTACAACTCGAACTTGTCCTCAGTACGGATAAATTCTCTTGAAGTCGATGTTCATTCAAACTTCGTATCTGGAATATGGAGTCGAGTTCGGAAAGGACCTTTATATCTAAAGCGACTCACTAAATCAGATAAGCGTCAAATCGTTGGTCGTGTTCTCTTTCCTCTGAGCACTCGTTGCGGTCGTACTGCCTGCATACATCAGGAACGCAAATAGGGGTCCCTTATATGAAAGTTTTGGGGATCGGTCTCATCGCCGGCTGAACTGCGCTACCTTTGAGTTGCGTCCTACGGTCATTCTTTGGAAGATGATCTTGAAGTAAACTTTTGATTGAAAGACTTACTCTCCGACACTCTCATTGTTATGGTTTAAGACCAACAAAACTTCCTTCGCCTATTCGTGGTTAACCAGCTTGAAAACCAATGGTTCAGTTCTATCCTAATGAAACTTCTCTATGGTAGTGGTGACGTCTCGGTTAACCCGTCCAACACAGTGTCGGGTTTCAAGTGCTATAAACCTGAATCAGCACTCTGGGTGGTTAAATTGCCACTTCAACAATCGTACCGTGTACGAATAATGGATTGTGAGAGGGGGACATCAACTCCTCCCAGTGTCACAAACTGTCGTTTGTTTGCGCAGGTATCCTTGTGTACTGGCCAATATTTCCTGAACTGCGAAATGGAAGCGTCCATTCAATAGCAGGTTGGAGAGCGCGATCGCGTGCGGATGTTCTGTCTTGAATATGAGTCACCATTTCTTGATCAACACAATCAATACCGACCTTATCTGCTTTCTTCATCGGGGCTCTGCTGTATTCCGGTCTTTGAGATTCCACAAATTCCAAACAAACCCTAACTAACCCAGCATTGTTACTATCTTCTGAGTGAAGTCGATAAAAAAACTCGCACATGTGGCATTTCGAAATGGCTTCCTTGGTGTGGTCGTGGGTTGAGTGGCCTGTGCCATTGTCGTGTTACAACACACCTAGTGACGCGTTTTCTCTTCATTGTTCATCTCAGGCGAGTCCCAAGAGACCCGCGACTTAGTGTAGTGTCATTTCGCGAGGATTGTCTGGTTGCTTCCTTGGACCTGTTCACCTGGGATAAGTCGTACGTATCGTGGTATATCTAGGATAGACTAGGAATAGGAATCTTTGTGGAGTGCACGAGAAGTTTATTGCTGAAATGAACCGTTTCGGTGGCATCTGACGAGAAGAGTAGGGTATGAGGAAATCACACACAGAATACCAACTTCATTTCTTTGAAACATGAGAGGCACCAAAGCGATGTCAACACTCTTATATAGCATGTTGATTGAGAGACGTACACAATAATCCCGGATTTGGGAAGTTCAATGGCGCCATAATATAATACAATGATGCAAGAGAAAGTCGACTCGATGTCTTgataaaataaaagaaaggaCATTAATTCGATGTTGGAGTCCTGACTTAAAAGAACTGTGTCAACAAACAGTTCAATTTTTTGTGGTTGGAAAAATTCGGGTAcggggaatcgaaccccGAGCTGCCGCGATCTGTATGAGAGGCGGCAATGTTAGCCGTTACACCATACCCGACATAATTTGTCCGGTAAAACATGTAATTAGATGGTCAAGGACTTGGCAATGAAAGTGGTTAAGTGATCGGAGTCGTGGGAATTGGAAATATTTCATATCGAAGTCCGAGTCAGACTGTCTTTCGTCTCTGTTTTACTCCATTTTCGCCTATAAAATTTCCTCTTTCATTATCGTCCAATGTTTTGGGAACCTCATCCTCTTGAGCGCATGTTATATGCCAGAACATGAACACTATCAAAATTGAAAACGCTTCATCCCCGTTACCTTTAAAATTTTGAGGAAGACGTCAAAGGTGTTGAAACGCGAATACGAGTTGAACTCGAACTCAATTGAGCAAGTGAAGGAAGAGTGTAAGTTGGTGAGTAATCCTCTATAACGAAGAAGCACAACCAAACTGTGATCTTGATAGGTATGCGAAAACGGCGAAGTAAAGGCTGCTTCTCCTTCTGGGTCGCTCAACTCTAGGGCGAATGTTTTCGTGAGTATTCAGTATTTACTGTATGTGAGATGTTAATTCTGACGAGCTAGTGAATTTCTTCGTAATAATCATCTTGGTTTCCGGCTTTCAAACTACATGACCAATACCGATATATATCGCAATGGCACATAAATTTCGAATTTCGACTCGTGTACGGGGGTATAGTTTGATGTAGCCATCAACTCCAAGCCATCCGGGCGCATCGTGTTCCAGCTATTCGACGACACAGTCCCCAAAACCTCGCGCAACTTCCGCGAACTCGCGACAGGTCAGCATGGGAATACGACGACAGTCACCAGACTCAGCGATACTTCATCTGGTCAACGTTACGCTCAGAGTACCCTGAACAAAAAACCCAGGCTAGTCAAGAAAGAGGATGTGGTACAATCGTCCAATCATGCCGAGAAAATGTCCTTGGATCGTTCTCGTGCGCGCTGTGATGATAGAGAATTCCCAGCTATCCAAAGAGTTACGTGTACTGCGCAAAAGGTGAGCACCTTATTTTACTAGTCTAAATGAATATAATAATAATGATAAACCGAATAATACACCGTCTTACCTATTCATGAATTAGGCTGATTTCATTCTGTCTAGATCAGCAAAACGAAAGTGGAGAAATGTTATAtgttgaaggagaaagaTTTGATCGGCCTTGAAAGAGAAACAAGGTATGTATCTGTGTACATACTCTATTTTCCTTGTTTGACACAGAAGTGTAAGGTTTTGGCAGCCACCAGACATTCCGCAAAATGTTTGGGCACCTATTTATCTTTATCGGGAGTACGAAATTGAACGTGTGGCTTGGAAAAAGTTTGGGGGTTACCACGGATTTCTCAAAGCGTGAGTTGAAAGACCTTTCTGATTCAATCACATCCTGATCATATCATATCGTAGTCTGTACAGGCGTGCTCGTAGAAAAAGGTCCCCCAGACAAAAGAGATTGATCCCATTTCCACTGGCTTACTGTGAGCCATTCTTGCGTCTGTGGAGACAACGAATGGGATCAACACCCCTTTACGTTGATTTCGTTAAGACAGCAGTCGGGGATGGCTTTGGGCTGTATGAGTATGAAATACCCCAAGGCCATCTCACTACCATCGCTTATCGGTCCAAAAATTGGCCGTAGCTTCTCAATATTGCTGGTAAGTATGCATATTGCTGTGTGTGGCGTTGACTGACAAACACAAGTCTTATACAGTATACGTGAATGTAATAATgctacattggagcaataTGATTTGTTTTTGAGCCTTCTAATTGAACCTGCCAGTCGGCACGGCGTGTATCAGGAACCGAGTGCAAAAAGGGGCACTAACTCGCATAACCCTGCAAGTCTGGTCTTCTCGAAACAGGTGTCTTTGCTACCAGGAAGACATGTTCCTGTTGAAATGTTATAACGATTTATATCTCAACTCGAGTTAAGTATCTCAGTGCTTACATTGCTTCTCCAATTGCGCTGATATAACAGAACTTCGTTCTCAACCTCACGACAAGTCAGTGGTACCTGATTGTAGAATGTCAGAGTTGGACTAAGGCTAAGCTTAGGTGCAGCATCTTCGTCGAGCTCTATCATGTGCTTACCCTCCTTACGTTAACCACTTCATCCGTTTTTTGTCGTGGGTGTGGTGGGAAAGCAGCCGCTTCCAACGGACGCGGTAAATGGCGACGCGGTCATCCATGGTACCAGTCACGGATGTCCTAAATAAAAATACATCCTTGAGCGTCGAAGT
This genomic interval carries:
- a CDS encoding putative transporter (putative transporter C1683.12), translating into MATNPNTEPKPCSPASSSVHKSDLEKDSFNEVDHAKIRSAVRKLDWTILPMMTMFYLLSFLDRANIGNARVAGLQKGLKMTDRQYQICVTVTYVPYIMAEVPANLLLRKIGPNIAMPVILTLWGIIVIFQGFVSSFHDLIAARFFLGLVEGPMFPGIVLYLSGFYTRAELSYRIAFFFSAASLSSAFSGLLAAAIDNMQGLGGKPAWAWIFILEGIFSVLMGVLGFFMVPATPRESRFLSDNQKDLVMRRLEKDRPFVNPLDEFRIRHVLSSLKSPHVILMFITFFMGGTNLFGLALFAPSIINQLGFSPNHSQLLSVGPFASAFVVTLVVAYTSDRLKSRAIPLCSVCLIGIAGYAMYLGTTNKHAAYGAIYLMASGIYGTVPVIAAWISNNSEPYYTRATSIAVGFMATSMGGILSTWRYPTSEGPRFHKTTVMNLIFMIMTIVLAIVNASILSWKNKNKERTRQEVLAPYATESEPDGGVRAWVDLGDRHPDFRYTL
- a CDS encoding Peptidyl-prolyl cis-trans isomerase cyp5 — encoded protein: MAHKFRISTRFDVAINSKPSGRIVFQLFDDTVPKTSRNFRELATGQHGNTTTVTRLSDTSSGQRYAQSTLNKKPRLVKKEDVVQSSNHAEKMSLDRSRARCDDREFPAIQRVTCTAQKISKTKVEKCYMLKEKDLIGLERETRSVRFWQPPDIPQNVWAPIYLYREYEIERVAWKKFGGYHGFLKA